The following nucleotide sequence is from Chloroflexota bacterium.
TTGCCGACGTGGGCCGTCCCCGGATCGAAGCCGCCAAGGACCAGGCGATCGCGTTCGTCCGCACGTTGCCCGCCGACGTGCGCGTGTCGGTGCTCAGCGCCGAGGGCGCGCCGCGGCCGCTGGTAACGCACAGCGCCAACCGATTTGAGATCGAGGCCGCGATCGACGGCATCCGGCCAACCGCCGCCGAGGGTGCGATTCCGGGAACGCTGGACATTGCGCTGTCCCTGGCGCCGCTCGCCGCCGGCGGCATGGTGGCGCTGTTCAGCGACGGCGCGTTCGAGCTGCCGCCGGGCCGCGCCTATGACGACGTGACGGCGTTCATCGTGGCGGGGGACGCGGCCAACGTGGCGCTGGAGCAATTCGCCGTGCGCCGGGAGTTTGGAGAGGCGCGCGGCGTCCAAGGCCTGATCGTGGTCCGCAATGACGGCACGCGGGCGGCCGACGTCACAATCCGTATCGAGGCGGCCGGCATCGACGTTGCCGAACGCCAACTGACCATCGAGCCGCGCGCCCGCGAAACCTTGCTCATCGACGATCTCGGCGCGGCGCCGGGCTACTCCGCCACCGTGGTGCGCGGCGACGACGGCCTGGCGCTGGACAACACCGCGTATGCGGAGCTGAGCGATCCGCGGAACCTGCGGGTCCTCGTTGTCGGTGAGGAAACCGAGCCGATCGTGCGGGCGCTGCAAGCGTCGGCCAGGGTCACGGCGGCCGGCGGAACGCCGGGCGAGTTCGACACCGAGCGCCCGCACGACGTCTACGTGTTCCAAGGCTGGCTGCCCGAGTCGCTGCCCAACGCCTCGGTGGTGTTGGTGGGTCCGCCGGATGTCGAGGCGCTTGGGATTCAGGAGCTCCCCGCGCTG
It contains:
- a CDS encoding VWA domain-containing protein produces the protein LILQLLLVAALALALARPECTGTRTVGPPVAVVLDASMSMQIADVGRPRIEAAKDQAIAFVRTLPADVRVSVLSAEGAPRPLVTHSANRFEIEAAIDGIRPTAAEGAIPGTLDIALSLAPLAAGGMVALFSDGAFELPPGRAYDDVTAFIVAGDAANVALEQFAVRREFGEARGVQGLIVVRNDGTRAADVTIRIEAAGIDVAERQLTIEPRARETLLIDDLGAAPGYSATVVRGDDGLALDNTAYAELSDPRNLRVLVVGEETEPIVRALQASARVTAAGGTPGEFDTERPHDVYVFQGWLPESLPNASVVLVGPPDVEALGIQELPALESAPRAARDSVLLRHVDPIAITLPQARRYGAPAELAVDLDVDGGAVLAHGIMDRRRLVLIGLDLLSPIATIAPWYPVLWSNVLQWADPFNPRGGDAPLTPDRPARLIPHPLADAFEVVHPSGTRTEFPVTAPAVLDAGEIGTYVVRQYRDGQVLSQTRLVVEPPEGEVGTGFAQTMTGAAAPTAGATAGVPETVRLWPVFAALALFFLIAEWWWFHRVRGLR